A stretch of Microbacterium sp. 4R-513 DNA encodes these proteins:
- a CDS encoding DUF58 domain-containing protein — protein MRRLWPFTARGTGALLLAIACFIVANEVGVVELLYFGVLLLGILVACLVSLHLVRRTDRITRSLSPDVGTVGRPSTVVARVGVRSPFPTAPGTWDDTLPKGVTGLARGTFPAVSSGLAGVDKVVELEYTITGVRRGIHPIGPLTVTSTDPFGLTRRRTVFTERTNVTMAPAIIELSALTNLLGDAGGTLHTQNNQLGQGADNLVARPYVPGDSMRRIHWRASAHRGDLMVRQEEQESTPDAVVVLDRGVLRFTADAMAATGADPGFESAVSVAISVITRLVHDGYAVDVIDSDGTALTERIDGGDMTAVEDVRTFFATLTARKDDHLPRLSKIFHGVMTGPVVLVVGRFDGQDADAVAPVVHHSSLPILFAVAPSREGLERAVDFGWHVATIDPDSDVAGAWAGVVERGVSRALR, from the coding sequence ATGAGACGGCTCTGGCCGTTCACGGCGCGAGGCACGGGTGCGCTTCTCCTTGCGATCGCCTGCTTCATCGTCGCGAACGAGGTCGGGGTGGTCGAACTGCTGTACTTCGGGGTGCTGCTGCTCGGCATCCTCGTCGCGTGCCTCGTCTCCCTTCACCTCGTCCGTCGCACCGACCGCATCACCCGGTCGCTCTCGCCGGACGTCGGCACCGTCGGCCGGCCGTCCACCGTCGTCGCGCGGGTCGGCGTGCGCTCTCCCTTCCCGACGGCGCCGGGCACGTGGGACGACACCCTTCCGAAGGGCGTCACCGGCCTCGCCCGCGGGACGTTCCCGGCCGTGAGCTCGGGCCTGGCGGGCGTCGACAAGGTGGTCGAGCTCGAGTACACGATCACCGGCGTGCGCCGGGGCATCCATCCGATCGGTCCGCTCACAGTGACCTCGACCGATCCGTTCGGCCTCACCCGCCGGCGCACCGTGTTCACCGAGCGGACGAACGTCACGATGGCGCCCGCCATCATCGAGCTCTCGGCCTTGACGAACCTGCTCGGCGACGCCGGCGGCACGCTGCACACGCAGAACAACCAGCTCGGGCAGGGCGCCGACAACCTCGTCGCCCGCCCGTACGTCCCCGGCGACTCGATGCGCCGCATCCACTGGCGCGCCTCTGCGCACCGCGGCGACCTCATGGTGCGGCAGGAGGAGCAGGAGTCGACACCCGACGCCGTCGTCGTCCTCGACCGCGGCGTGCTGCGCTTCACCGCGGACGCGATGGCTGCGACGGGCGCCGATCCCGGGTTCGAGTCGGCGGTCTCGGTCGCGATCTCGGTCATCACGCGGCTCGTCCACGACGGCTACGCCGTCGACGTCATCGACTCCGACGGCACAGCGCTCACGGAGCGCATCGACGGCGGCGACATGACCGCGGTCGAAGACGTCCGCACGTTCTTCGCGACCCTGACCGCCCGCAAGGACGACCACCTCCCCCGCCTGTCGAAGATCTTCCACGGCGTCATGACGGGTCCCGTCGTGCTCGTGGTCGGTCGGTTCGACGGACAGGATGCCGACGCCGTCGCTCCCGTCGTGCACCACAGCTCGCTTCCCATCCTCTTCGCCGTCGCCCCGTCGCGCGAAGGGCTGGAGCGCGCCGTCGACTTCGGCTGGCACGTCGCGACGATCGATCCGGACTCCGACGTCGCCGGCGCGTGGGCGGGAGTCGTCGAGCGGGGGGTGAGCCGTGCCCTCCGCTGA
- a CDS encoding AAA family ATPase, which translates to MDAAAFSRTTDRILASVGTVIDGKPEAVRFALVCLLAEGHLLIEDVPGVGKTMLARALAASVDATVRRIQFTPDLLPGDVTGVSVFNPVEREFEFKPGAIFANIVIADEINRSSPKTQSALLEAMEERQVTVDGRSHMLPEPFLVVATQNPLEMEGTYALPEAQRDRFMFRISMGYPDARSEALMLRQRDTVNPLAALRSVVSADQVADLIAWARGVHVAPTIEDYAVALSQATRSHSDLRLGASPRATLQLVRAAKVWAALDGRGFVIPDDITALLIPVFAHRLIPTRSAGGSRARSGADAITAILERIAQSVRVPIAARQ; encoded by the coding sequence ATGGACGCCGCCGCCTTCAGCCGCACGACCGACCGCATTCTCGCGTCCGTGGGCACCGTCATCGACGGCAAGCCCGAAGCCGTCCGGTTCGCTCTGGTGTGCCTCCTCGCCGAGGGCCATCTGCTCATCGAGGACGTGCCGGGGGTCGGCAAGACGATGCTCGCGCGGGCGCTCGCGGCATCCGTCGACGCCACGGTACGGCGCATCCAGTTCACGCCCGACCTGCTCCCCGGCGACGTCACGGGAGTGAGCGTCTTCAACCCGGTCGAGCGGGAGTTCGAGTTCAAGCCCGGAGCGATCTTCGCCAACATCGTCATCGCCGACGAGATCAACCGCTCCTCCCCCAAGACGCAGTCCGCGCTCCTGGAGGCGATGGAGGAGCGTCAGGTCACGGTCGACGGCCGGTCCCACATGCTGCCCGAGCCGTTCCTTGTGGTCGCCACGCAGAACCCGCTCGAGATGGAGGGCACCTACGCCCTGCCCGAGGCGCAGCGCGACCGGTTCATGTTCCGCATCTCGATGGGCTACCCCGACGCGAGGTCCGAGGCGCTCATGCTCCGCCAGCGCGACACGGTCAATCCGCTCGCGGCGCTGCGCTCGGTCGTCTCGGCCGACCAGGTCGCCGACCTCATCGCGTGGGCACGCGGCGTCCATGTAGCGCCCACTATCGAGGACTACGCGGTCGCCCTCTCGCAGGCGACCCGCAGCCACTCCGACCTCCGACTCGGCGCGAGCCCCCGCGCGACGCTGCAGCTTGTGCGGGCGGCGAAGGTCTGGGCGGCGCTGGACGGCCGCGGGTTCGTGATCCCCGACGACATCACCGCGCTCCTCATCCCCGTCTTCGCCCACCGGCTCATCCCGACGAGGTCTGCCGGCGGGTCGCGCGCCCGGTCGGGCGCGGACGCTATCACGGCGATCCTCGAGCGCATCGCGCAGAGCGTGCGCGTCCCCATCGCGGCAAGGCAGTAG
- a CDS encoding VanZ family protein, translated as MTGGRHRLRHPVLLAVLAAYAAFVCFVTLSPRTPGGGMLQRLVNDVLGALHRRGVALWADYLTVEFVGNVLMFVPLGILSALVLDARHRWLLLVAGSAFSGVLELTQLLLLPGRYADWRDLVSNTIGFLLGAGAALAVRSLARRRRHPGPAGEK; from the coding sequence GTGACCGGCGGTCGCCATCGGCTCCGGCACCCGGTCCTCCTCGCCGTGCTCGCGGCGTACGCGGCCTTCGTCTGCTTCGTGACGCTGAGCCCTCGCACTCCCGGCGGCGGCATGCTCCAGCGCCTCGTGAACGACGTGCTCGGCGCTCTCCACCGACGGGGCGTCGCGCTGTGGGCCGACTACCTCACCGTGGAGTTCGTCGGAAACGTGCTGATGTTCGTGCCCCTCGGCATCCTGAGCGCACTCGTCCTCGACGCCCGGCACCGGTGGCTGCTGCTCGTGGCGGGATCCGCCTTCTCGGGCGTGCTGGAGCTCACGCAGCTGCTCCTGCTGCCGGGTCGCTACGCCGACTGGCGCGACCTCGTATCGAACACGATCGGATTCCTGCTCGGCGCGGGGGCCGCGCTCGCGGTGCGCTCCCTTGCGCGGCGGCGTCGGCATCCCGGGCCTGCCGGAGAAAAGTAA
- a CDS encoding NUDIX domain-containing protein, with the protein MSPTPGIDVPDHRGRTRLDQTGRGLDRNPDVRVTDVEVLASAWHVLRRTTLEYRDASGSWSTQQRETYDRGNGATVLLYDREERKVMLTRQFRYPVYVNDHPDGMLVETAAGLLDDDDPETAIRREAQEETGVEIGEVEHVYDVYMSPGSVTERLHFFAAPYEASTPRGDRGGLEEEGEDIELVELDIDEALAWIRDGRIQDAKTIMLLHWAVLEGPFAR; encoded by the coding sequence ATGTCCCCGACGCCCGGAATCGACGTTCCCGACCACCGCGGCCGCACGCGCCTCGACCAGACCGGCCGCGGCCTCGATCGCAACCCCGATGTGCGGGTGACCGACGTCGAGGTGCTCGCCTCCGCCTGGCACGTCCTGCGCAGGACGACCCTGGAGTACCGGGATGCCTCGGGCTCGTGGTCGACGCAGCAGCGCGAGACCTACGACCGGGGAAACGGCGCGACGGTCCTCCTCTACGACCGGGAGGAGCGCAAGGTGATGCTCACCCGGCAGTTCCGCTACCCGGTCTACGTCAACGACCACCCCGACGGGATGCTCGTCGAGACGGCGGCCGGCCTCCTCGACGACGACGACCCCGAGACGGCGATCCGCCGCGAGGCCCAGGAGGAGACCGGCGTCGAGATCGGCGAGGTCGAGCACGTCTACGACGTCTACATGAGCCCGGGCTCGGTGACCGAGCGGCTGCACTTCTTCGCCGCGCCCTACGAGGCATCCACCCCTCGAGGCGACCGCGGCGGGCTCGAGGAGGAGGGCGAGGACATCGAACTCGTCGAGCTCGACATCGACGAGGCGCTCGCGTGGATCCGCGACGGCCGGATCCAGGACGCCAAGACGATCATGCTCCTGCACTGGGCCGTCCTCGAGGGTCCGTTCGCCCGGTGA